The Glycine soja cultivar W05 chromosome 3, ASM419377v2, whole genome shotgun sequence genome window below encodes:
- the LOC114406886 gene encoding calmodulin-like: MAGALTDDQIAEFHEAFCLIDKDSDGFITVDELATIIRSLEGNPTKEEIQDMISEVDIDGNGSIDFEEFLNIMGRKMKETLAEELREAFKVFDRDQNGYISATELRHVMMNLGERLTDEEAEQMIREADLDGDGQVSFEEFSRIMMLK; the protein is encoded by the exons ATGGCAGGAGCACTGACAGATGATCAGATTGCTGAATTCCATGAAGCCTTTTGCCTCATTGACAAGGACTCTGatg GATTCATTACTGTGGATGAATTGGCAACCATTATCCGATCATTAGAAGGGAATCCAACGAAAGAAGAAATCCAAGACATGATTAGTGAGGTCGATATTGATGGGAATGGGAGTATAGATTTTGAAGAGTTCTTGAATATTATGGGAAGAAAAATGAAG GAAACTCTAGCTGAAGAGCTGAGAGAAGCATTCAAAGTATTTGACAGAGATCAAAATGGATACATATCCGCCACTGAG CTGAGGCACGTAATGATGAATTTGGGAGAGAGGCTGACAGATGAAGAGGCAGAACAAATGATTAGAGAGGCAGATTTGGATGGGGATGGTCAAGTTAGCTTTGaagaattttcaaggattatgatGCTCAAATGa